The Aureitalea marina genome includes a window with the following:
- a CDS encoding ACP phosphodiesterase — MNFLAHIYLSGEEELVTLGNFMADGIKGRKYKDYSPQIQKGILLHRAIDTFTDAHPVVRQSTARLHASYSHYSGVIVDMFYDHFLASRWMEYHKQPLQDFVQEFYDLLHHRYDELTPRIQRLMPYMIADNWLLSYATIPGLEKILGQMDSRTAGKSRMQQSVNELQEFYEEFGSEFDLFFNELIIFSQSKLDQL; from the coding sequence GTGAATTTTCTCGCACATATCTATCTATCCGGAGAGGAAGAACTGGTTACCTTGGGTAATTTCATGGCGGACGGCATCAAAGGCAGGAAGTACAAGGATTACTCCCCACAAATTCAGAAAGGAATATTATTACATCGGGCAATAGATACCTTTACCGATGCACACCCTGTAGTCCGTCAGAGTACGGCTCGTCTACACGCATCTTACAGTCATTACAGCGGGGTGATCGTGGACATGTTCTACGACCATTTTCTGGCTTCCAGATGGATGGAATACCACAAACAGCCACTGCAAGACTTTGTGCAGGAATTCTACGATCTCTTGCACCACAGATATGACGAGTTAACACCGCGAATACAACGGTTGATGCCTTATATGATTGCCGACAACTGGTTGCTCAGTTATGCGACCATTCCCGGTTTAGAGAAAATATTGGGTCAGATGGATTCCCGCACAGCAGGTAAGAGCCGAATGCAACAGTCTGTCAACGAACTACAAGAATTCTACGAGGAATTCGGGTCCGAGTTCGATCTCTTTTTTAACGAATTAATTATCTTTTCCCAATCCAAATTAGACCAACTATGA
- the glmM gene encoding phosphoglucosamine mutase produces the protein MTLIKSISGIRGTIGGLPEDNLTPIDIVKYASAYGQWIREFRKKENYRVVLGRDARISGEMVHQLVMQTLVGMGIDVIDLGLSTTPTVEVAVQLEKADGGIILTASHNPKQWNALKLLNHEGEFLDAEAGASILELAEAADFAFSEVDHLGQVVRNQAYIDIHIDEILDLPLVDAEAIRKAKFKVVVDGVNSTGGIAVPLLLEALGVHPVKLFCDPNGEFPHNPEPLKEHLTDLMREVVEHRADFGIVVDPDVDRLAFVDEKGEMFGEEYTLVAVADYVLSQTPGNTVSNMSSSRALRDVTKQRGGEYTASAVGEVNVVKAMKATNAIIGGEGNGGIIYPELHYGRDALAGIALFLTHLANEKTSVSQLRKRYPAYFMSKKKISLTPDLDVDGILAGMATKYADEEISTIDGVKIDFPSNWVHLRKSNTEPIIRVYTEAGSQDEADKLADRFLGEIDALAKG, from the coding sequence ATGACCTTGATCAAATCCATTTCTGGAATCCGCGGCACCATAGGAGGGTTGCCGGAAGATAATCTAACCCCTATCGATATTGTCAAATATGCCTCTGCTTATGGGCAATGGATTCGCGAATTCCGCAAAAAAGAGAATTACCGAGTTGTTTTGGGAAGAGATGCTCGAATCTCAGGTGAAATGGTCCACCAGCTAGTGATGCAAACCTTGGTAGGAATGGGGATCGACGTGATCGACTTGGGGCTGTCAACCACTCCTACTGTAGAGGTAGCGGTTCAATTGGAAAAGGCCGATGGCGGGATCATTTTGACCGCCAGTCATAATCCGAAGCAATGGAACGCACTTAAATTATTGAACCACGAAGGTGAGTTCCTCGATGCCGAAGCAGGTGCCAGTATCCTTGAACTGGCAGAGGCAGCCGATTTTGCTTTCAGTGAGGTAGACCACTTGGGTCAGGTAGTGCGTAACCAGGCCTATATAGATATCCATATAGACGAGATACTCGATCTGCCGCTGGTAGATGCCGAGGCCATTCGCAAGGCGAAATTCAAGGTGGTGGTAGACGGGGTGAACTCGACAGGTGGAATAGCCGTTCCTCTGCTTTTAGAGGCTTTAGGGGTACATCCGGTTAAACTATTCTGTGATCCCAACGGGGAATTTCCACATAACCCGGAACCCTTGAAAGAGCATCTGACCGACCTGATGCGGGAAGTGGTGGAACACCGAGCCGATTTTGGGATCGTAGTGGATCCTGATGTGGATCGCTTGGCCTTTGTGGACGAAAAAGGGGAGATGTTTGGCGAAGAGTATACCCTGGTAGCGGTGGCCGATTATGTGTTGTCTCAAACCCCTGGGAATACGGTCAGCAATATGTCTTCATCCCGAGCATTGCGAGATGTGACCAAACAAAGAGGTGGAGAATATACAGCTAGTGCCGTGGGAGAGGTCAATGTGGTTAAGGCCATGAAAGCGACCAATGCCATCATAGGAGGTGAAGGCAATGGGGGAATTATCTACCCGGAATTGCACTATGGTCGGGACGCCTTGGCAGGAATTGCATTATTCCTGACCCACCTGGCCAATGAGAAAACCTCAGTTTCCCAACTCCGGAAGCGATATCCAGCATATTTTATGAGTAAAAAGAAGATCTCCCTCACGCCAGATCTGGATGTTGACGGTATTTTGGCGGGTATGGCCACTAAGTATGCTGATGAAGAGATTAGTACGATAGATGGGGTCAAGATCGATTTCCCGAGCAACTGGGTACACTTGCGAAAATCCAATACCGAACCCATTATCCGGGTCTACACCGAGGCCGGATCACAAGATGAGGCGGATAAGCTGGCCGATCGTTTTCTTGGAGAGATAGACGCCCTGGCTAAGGGGTAA
- a CDS encoding lysophospholipid acyltransferase family protein, which produces MQRLIYIVLYPLMWVTSKLPFWLLYLKSDFLFFLAYRVFGYRKKVVMGNLDLVFPDKSREQKKIIARRFYTHLCDLIFETIKNLTISEEESTKRFQFENIDLIHQYAEQNKSVMLMCAHYASWEWSGILQKQISQQGYAVYKPLDNPYFDRLVRKIRGRFGAEIVSNKNIVPRLFRDKKDGKVNMTLILSDQTPKLGAFKHRDHFMGIDVPVFTGTEELAKKLGHACVYLQIEKVKRGYYSARFIPLSDDPASLPDYEITRLFLDNIEKQVAEDPAYYLWSHKRWKHRLTP; this is translated from the coding sequence ATGCAGCGCCTCATTTATATTGTTCTTTACCCACTGATGTGGGTCACATCCAAATTACCTTTTTGGTTGCTGTATCTAAAGTCTGATTTTCTCTTCTTTCTTGCATACCGGGTTTTTGGCTATCGAAAGAAGGTGGTTATGGGTAACCTGGACCTGGTCTTTCCAGATAAAAGTCGAGAACAAAAGAAAATTATCGCCCGCAGATTCTATACCCACCTTTGCGATCTGATCTTTGAGACCATTAAGAACCTGACCATAAGCGAAGAAGAGAGCACCAAGCGCTTCCAATTTGAGAACATCGATCTCATCCATCAATACGCGGAGCAAAATAAAAGTGTGATGCTGATGTGTGCTCACTATGCCAGCTGGGAATGGAGTGGCATTTTGCAGAAGCAGATCTCCCAGCAGGGATATGCTGTTTATAAACCACTGGACAATCCTTACTTTGACCGTTTGGTCCGAAAGATCCGTGGGCGATTTGGCGCCGAGATCGTGTCCAACAAGAACATTGTTCCCAGACTTTTCAGAGATAAAAAGGATGGCAAAGTGAATATGACCTTGATCCTGTCCGATCAAACCCCCAAACTAGGGGCTTTTAAACATAGGGACCATTTTATGGGTATCGATGTACCTGTTTTCACCGGAACAGAGGAACTGGCCAAGAAATTAGGGCATGCCTGCGTCTATTTACAAATTGAGAAGGTAAAGCGAGGCTATTATTCCGCCAGATTCATTCCCCTTTCAGATGATCCTGCAAGTTTACCGGACTACGAGATCACCCGACTATTCCTGGACAATATCGAAAAACAGGTAGCCGAAGACCCGGCTTATTATTTGTGGTCGCACAAGCGCTGGAAACACCGGCTTACCCCTTAG
- a CDS encoding rhomboid family intramembrane serine protease, protein MQQIQPVTLIIIAANVIFSLKGFNDYGFFEKYKFNIAGIRRGENVRMISSGFLHVDFTHLLFNMLTLYFFANVVIVNVGVLRFALIYLASLLVGNLLSFYFHKDEYHYSAVGASGAVTGILYSAILFYPDMGLYLFFIPIPIPAWIFGLLYLLYSIYGMKNRVGNIGHDAHFGGAIAGYLLTILFNPELLQTNLWIVLVLAAPIILLFLLSKAGKI, encoded by the coding sequence ATGCAACAAATTCAACCTGTCACCCTCATTATCATTGCGGCCAATGTGATCTTTTCACTAAAAGGGTTCAACGACTACGGATTCTTCGAGAAATACAAGTTCAATATTGCCGGAATCAGAAGAGGGGAGAACGTACGGATGATCTCCTCCGGATTTCTTCATGTAGACTTCACCCACTTGCTTTTCAATATGCTGACCCTCTATTTCTTTGCCAATGTGGTCATCGTCAATGTGGGTGTATTGCGGTTCGCTTTGATCTACCTGGCCAGTTTGCTGGTTGGTAATTTGCTCTCCTTTTATTTCCACAAGGATGAGTACCATTACAGCGCCGTGGGAGCCAGTGGAGCAGTCACCGGGATACTGTATTCGGCCATCTTGTTCTATCCGGATATGGGCTTGTATCTATTCTTTATTCCAATCCCAATTCCGGCCTGGATCTTTGGCTTATTGTATCTTTTGTATTCGATCTACGGGATGAAGAATCGAGTGGGGAACATCGGTCACGATGCCCACTTTGGAGGTGCAATAGCGGGATATCTGCTAACCATCTTATTCAATCCTGAACTCTTACAGACCAACCTTTGGATCGTCCTGGTTTTGGCCGCACCCATCATCTTGTTGTTCTTATTGAGTAAGGCAGGAAAGATCTAG
- a CDS encoding carboxypeptidase-like regulatory domain-containing protein, producing the protein MNKILPIRPMWLSLFLFFLLPTLHSQNSNTGIKQVYGVIQTENEPLSEVNIRVEGTSRGTQTDENGRYSMEVRNGEVLQFSHIGYRTFFVIVEDVTEELNLEMFPVSNELGEVIINADVRKPQNSVSSIIEEEVLNVDLPMPTGTLNPYKSGFATGYIPGRLVQNGLPLIETLNGKVASLRVIKNQIFIRDLPVRVLVDGLPSPILPDSQLLVDGLPSPILPDSQLVEDIFVFRNTRTVYIRTIANLSIAQQKRDRANERIKNQNFYQDDAVRADSDMQSTNSASNPVAVVSGPLRKIKGEISFAESPMPEVNVTVENTNRGTTTNAKGRYQIKARTGEVLVFSYVGFKAVRLIVEDVTSELSFEMIANENVLDEVVVKAKSRDGERSSYTKKAEREFYTSMGRFDPKKAGYNSGYIDGDDLNPASVNLLDFMAGKVAGLTVNPITGEVVIRGGTGSIEANTPPLWEVDGVVLTQIPPLDVANIKDIRVLKSISSLTRYGPQSAGGVIVIQTRSGNFEAKDGAAVLNTDLANSNFYNNDALANSEFARALENVSELRTQLQSENNPERLKAIAYQFEALDMNFDAIEAYKKVFGLRPRYAQSYRDLAQAYVQAEQFKPAWRMYMGYINQGYPTGLEGIGELVYDEMEWLYFRRKNQTQIKEVFQTQSEDLMDFQTDVRFVFEWNTSEAEFDLEFVSPDRRAYVFEHTLEANQLLINTEKRTGFSSKRFFIEDIMEGDWLINLSYKGNKKSAPTYFKMTAYYNWGKVDETKVVQVYKLNPSDDQKIQLLKINRQTLLASR; encoded by the coding sequence ATGAACAAGATTCTACCTATACGGCCAATGTGGCTGTCGCTCTTTTTATTTTTTCTCTTACCCACCCTTCATTCCCAGAACTCAAATACCGGTATCAAACAGGTATATGGGGTGATTCAGACCGAAAATGAACCACTCTCGGAGGTGAATATTCGCGTGGAAGGAACAAGCCGAGGAACTCAAACGGACGAAAATGGCCGATATTCAATGGAGGTCCGCAATGGTGAGGTTTTGCAATTTAGTCATATTGGTTACCGGACCTTTTTTGTTATCGTAGAAGACGTGACCGAAGAACTGAACCTGGAAATGTTCCCGGTTTCCAACGAGTTAGGGGAAGTTATCATCAATGCGGATGTCCGAAAACCGCAAAATTCGGTGAGTTCCATCATCGAGGAAGAAGTACTGAATGTTGATCTCCCCATGCCGACCGGTACGCTTAACCCTTACAAATCGGGCTTTGCTACAGGGTATATTCCGGGTCGATTGGTTCAAAATGGATTGCCATTGATCGAAACATTGAATGGCAAGGTTGCTTCCTTGCGCGTGATCAAAAATCAAATTTTTATACGTGACCTGCCTGTTCGGGTGCTGGTAGATGGACTACCCTCTCCAATATTGCCCGATAGTCAATTGCTGGTAGATGGACTACCCTCTCCAATATTGCCCGATAGTCAATTGGTCGAAGATATTTTCGTATTCAGGAATACCAGGACTGTATACATCCGGACCATAGCCAACTTATCGATTGCTCAACAAAAGCGTGATCGGGCCAATGAGCGCATAAAAAATCAAAACTTTTACCAAGACGACGCGGTTCGTGCCGACAGTGACATGCAATCAACGAATTCTGCTAGTAATCCTGTTGCTGTTGTGTCTGGTCCGCTCAGGAAGATCAAGGGAGAGATCTCCTTTGCCGAATCCCCCATGCCCGAGGTCAATGTAACAGTTGAAAATACCAACCGCGGTACGACTACTAATGCCAAGGGGCGCTATCAGATCAAAGCGAGAACTGGGGAGGTCCTCGTTTTCAGTTATGTCGGATTCAAGGCCGTTAGATTGATCGTCGAGGATGTTACCAGCGAACTCAGTTTCGAAATGATAGCCAATGAAAATGTATTGGATGAAGTGGTTGTAAAAGCGAAAAGCCGAGATGGAGAACGATCCAGTTACACCAAAAAGGCCGAACGGGAATTCTACACCTCAATGGGGAGATTCGATCCGAAGAAAGCCGGATATAACAGCGGATATATTGATGGTGATGACCTGAATCCCGCCTCCGTCAATTTGCTGGATTTCATGGCCGGAAAAGTGGCGGGTTTGACTGTTAATCCGATTACCGGCGAGGTCGTGATACGTGGAGGAACAGGCTCCATTGAGGCAAACACTCCTCCTTTGTGGGAGGTTGACGGAGTCGTACTGACACAAATCCCACCTTTGGATGTAGCAAACATCAAGGATATCCGGGTGCTAAAATCGATCTCTTCCCTAACTCGATATGGCCCACAATCCGCTGGAGGTGTGATCGTGATCCAAACACGATCCGGTAACTTTGAGGCCAAGGATGGTGCCGCAGTGCTCAATACTGATCTGGCCAACTCCAACTTCTATAACAATGACGCATTGGCCAATTCTGAATTTGCTCGGGCTCTGGAGAATGTATCTGAACTCAGAACCCAACTACAATCAGAAAATAATCCAGAACGATTAAAGGCCATCGCTTACCAGTTTGAAGCATTGGATATGAACTTCGACGCTATCGAAGCGTACAAAAAGGTATTTGGTCTAAGGCCCAGATACGCCCAATCCTATCGGGATCTTGCACAGGCTTATGTACAGGCAGAGCAGTTCAAACCGGCCTGGAGGATGTATATGGGATATATAAACCAAGGCTACCCTACGGGTTTAGAGGGAATTGGGGAATTAGTATACGATGAAATGGAATGGCTCTATTTCAGAAGAAAGAACCAGACCCAGATCAAAGAGGTTTTCCAAACCCAAAGTGAGGATCTGATGGATTTTCAGACCGATGTTCGTTTTGTCTTTGAATGGAATACATCGGAGGCGGAATTTGATTTGGAATTCGTCTCACCGGACAGGAGGGCGTATGTGTTTGAACACACCTTGGAAGCCAACCAACTGCTGATCAATACCGAAAAGCGAACGGGATTTTCCAGTAAGCGATTCTTTATAGAGGACATTATGGAGGGAGATTGGTTGATCAATTTAAGCTATAAAGGCAATAAGAAATCTGCGCCGACCTATTTCAAAATGACCGCCTATTATAACTGGGGGAAAGTGGACGAGACCAAGGTGGTACAGGTTTACAAATTAAATCCATCTGACGATCAAAAGATCCAACTGCTAAAGATCAATCGTCAAACCCTCTTGGCCAGTCGATAG
- a CDS encoding TlpA disulfide reductase family protein — protein MRRLICLFITLGFISCSTDKDQYQLAGDARGYSDGTKVYVYSVYGDNRPLIMDTLSIVSGKFGSQYAFSDLPSLNYLTVENTQANVIFFPEWKEVQVNIYKDSLDASYATGGTQNDDYYTFSRQIDTYNEQKQEQVQKYQQARREQDNLLASQIQQQNLALVGEETQYKKKYIKDHSESLFSLMLLSEMLNRKQITAAETKQLYAGFGPNLTDTQIAKNLEDTMTNLAKAEVGSVAPDFSGPTPDGKTLSLKDAMGKYTIIDFWASWCKPCRRENPNVVRAYNKYHDKGLNIISVSLDRNGQRDRWIHAIEDDKMDWYHISHLKFWQDPIARQYNVKAIPATFLLDEDGNIIDKNLRGQALHDKLATLMKTP, from the coding sequence ATGAGACGATTGATTTGTCTATTCATTACACTTGGTTTTATTTCTTGTTCCACGGACAAAGACCAATACCAATTAGCCGGCGATGCACGAGGCTATTCGGATGGAACCAAGGTCTATGTTTATTCGGTCTATGGCGATAATCGGCCCTTGATCATGGATACCCTATCTATAGTCAGTGGAAAATTCGGTAGTCAGTACGCCTTTTCTGACCTCCCAAGTTTGAACTATCTCACGGTAGAGAATACACAAGCCAATGTGATCTTCTTCCCAGAATGGAAAGAAGTTCAGGTGAACATTTATAAGGATAGTCTGGATGCCTCTTATGCTACAGGCGGGACGCAGAACGACGATTATTACACCTTTTCCCGTCAGATCGACACCTACAATGAACAAAAGCAGGAACAAGTTCAAAAGTATCAGCAGGCCAGAAGAGAACAGGACAACCTGTTGGCGTCCCAGATCCAGCAACAGAACCTTGCGCTGGTCGGAGAAGAGACTCAATACAAAAAGAAATACATCAAGGATCACAGCGAATCTCTGTTTTCATTAATGCTGCTTTCTGAAATGCTGAATCGGAAGCAGATCACGGCAGCAGAGACCAAACAGCTCTATGCAGGTTTTGGTCCAAACTTAACGGATACCCAGATCGCGAAGAACCTGGAAGATACCATGACCAACCTGGCCAAGGCCGAAGTCGGCTCCGTAGCTCCGGATTTTAGCGGACCGACACCGGATGGTAAAACCCTGTCCTTAAAAGATGCCATGGGAAAATACACCATAATCGATTTTTGGGCCTCCTGGTGTAAACCATGCCGTAGGGAAAATCCAAACGTTGTGCGAGCCTATAACAAATACCACGACAAAGGGCTAAATATTATCAGTGTCTCATTGGATAGAAACGGACAACGGGATCGGTGGATTCACGCCATTGAAGACGATAAAATGGACTGGTATCATATCTCACATCTCAAATTCTGGCAGGATCCGATTGCCCGTCAGTACAATGTAAAAGCTATCCCAGCGACTTTCTTGCTGGACGAAGACGGCAACATCATCGACAAGAACTTGCGTGGCCAAGCCCTACACGACAAGCTGGCAACATTAATGAAAACTCCCTGA
- a CDS encoding GAF domain-containing protein, whose product MKTTKRAFPLAIQISFEKLFDLYRKKLVTANDLLKDRAQKILDIAQQYPELSTGIPSGTDLSQYKDQIDFVLEDLFASVLETNEIKIATVPFQENIFKASVRYENIQNVAGEDFSLQLMDFSDEQFYVMGCSIILNSYYGYNVDFRRPFYYSIPDALGIVRSYRVLYNADFVEVVKGENAKDITKEDLAELLDNFDNIDIWKEKFPQESWIFKGFVIANMYDATTDVALSNFKTNLLTKEANEDGFAEQFLFTMQGLFNIPEIQVGYAMFDGQEQEFINPKQMYNVSSFLLNDKLNESCHVSLCDRSYAILFQKKERYTISDVPKFHRLYPKNRLYKTLYKQGIGSAIITPLVSRGKIMGVMELVSPNPQDLNSINATKLEDIMPYLVDAVRRGIDRKEAEIELMIQNECTSIHPSVHWKFRKEAERVLLSRHTDMPSSYQEITFDNVYPLYGQVDIKGSSTARNDATTKDLIEQLLLVGRIVDQIYEMEELPIYEQIRFRIDSYMQELEHHLDVDTERNVLAFLRKEILPLYKHLSKKSPKLKELIDLYNQEVDHDKGFVYKFRKEYDQSVMKVNKSMAELLDQKQNEAQRMYPHYYERFKTDGVEHNLYIGESITKEKSFNKIYLYNLRLWQLQAMCEMENDFYHLKQDLPVPMDVASMILVFNTSLALRFRMDEKRFDVDGTYNARYEVVKKRVDKAYVKGTNERITQPGKITIVYSQKADEKEYLKYVGFLQSKHQLGNEVEILELEDLQGVTGLKAIRVNVLYNRPGEEENYYTYEDLMKEIGA is encoded by the coding sequence ATGAAAACTACGAAGAGAGCATTCCCGCTAGCCATTCAAATCAGTTTCGAAAAGCTCTTCGATTTGTATCGAAAGAAATTAGTGACGGCCAATGATTTGCTAAAGGACCGTGCTCAAAAGATACTGGATATTGCCCAGCAGTATCCCGAGCTTTCCACCGGTATACCCAGTGGTACCGACCTGAGTCAGTATAAAGACCAGATCGATTTTGTTTTAGAAGATTTGTTCGCGTCGGTGCTTGAGACCAATGAGATCAAAATAGCTACGGTTCCTTTCCAAGAGAATATCTTCAAAGCTTCTGTCCGGTACGAGAATATTCAGAATGTAGCTGGTGAGGACTTCTCACTCCAATTAATGGATTTTTCTGATGAACAATTCTACGTCATGGGCTGTAGTATCATCCTAAACAGCTATTACGGATACAATGTAGATTTTAGACGTCCATTTTATTACAGTATTCCAGATGCATTGGGAATAGTGCGATCCTATCGTGTCTTGTACAATGCAGATTTTGTCGAGGTGGTTAAAGGTGAGAATGCCAAGGATATCACCAAAGAGGATTTGGCGGAATTGTTGGATAATTTTGATAATATCGACATCTGGAAGGAAAAGTTTCCGCAAGAGAGCTGGATCTTTAAGGGTTTTGTAATTGCGAATATGTATGATGCCACCACGGATGTGGCTCTGTCCAACTTCAAAACAAATCTCCTGACAAAGGAGGCGAATGAAGACGGCTTTGCTGAGCAGTTCCTCTTTACCATGCAAGGGCTGTTTAATATACCGGAGATCCAGGTGGGTTATGCCATGTTTGACGGCCAGGAGCAGGAGTTTATCAATCCGAAGCAGATGTATAATGTCTCGAGTTTCCTGCTAAACGATAAACTTAACGAATCCTGTCATGTGTCCCTCTGTGATCGGTCTTATGCCATACTCTTCCAAAAGAAGGAACGCTACACGATCTCGGATGTTCCCAAGTTTCATCGGCTTTACCCAAAGAACCGACTGTACAAGACGTTGTACAAACAAGGTATCGGTAGCGCCATCATAACTCCACTGGTTAGCCGAGGTAAAATTATGGGGGTCATGGAATTGGTATCCCCAAACCCACAGGACTTGAACTCGATCAATGCGACTAAACTAGAGGACATCATGCCGTATCTGGTCGATGCCGTACGTAGAGGAATAGATCGAAAAGAGGCGGAGATCGAACTGATGATACAAAATGAGTGTACTTCTATACACCCAAGTGTGCACTGGAAGTTCCGAAAGGAGGCAGAACGTGTTTTGCTGTCACGGCATACGGATATGCCCTCCAGTTATCAGGAGATCACTTTTGATAATGTTTATCCGCTGTACGGGCAAGTAGACATTAAAGGTTCATCTACAGCCAGAAATGATGCGACTACAAAAGATTTGATCGAGCAGTTGTTATTGGTTGGCCGTATTGTAGATCAGATCTACGAAATGGAGGAATTGCCTATCTACGAACAAATTCGCTTCCGTATTGACAGTTATATGCAGGAATTGGAGCATCACCTGGACGTAGATACCGAACGCAATGTGTTAGCTTTCCTAAGGAAAGAGATCCTACCCCTCTACAAGCACCTGAGTAAAAAGAGCCCGAAACTGAAGGAGTTGATCGATCTGTACAACCAGGAGGTAGACCACGACAAAGGTTTTGTCTATAAATTCCGCAAGGAGTATGACCAGTCTGTTATGAAGGTCAATAAATCCATGGCAGAACTGTTGGATCAAAAACAGAATGAAGCTCAGCGCATGTATCCGCACTATTATGAGCGTTTCAAGACCGATGGGGTAGAACACAACCTGTACATAGGAGAATCTATCACTAAGGAGAAATCCTTTAATAAGATATATCTCTATAATTTACGCTTGTGGCAATTACAGGCGATGTGCGAAATGGAGAATGACTTTTACCATTTGAAACAGGATCTACCTGTCCCCATGGATGTGGCCTCTATGATTCTGGTCTTCAACACCTCACTCGCTTTGCGATTCCGTATGGATGAAAAGCGTTTTGACGTAGACGGAACCTATAATGCACGTTATGAGGTGGTGAAAAAACGTGTAGATAAGGCCTATGTGAAGGGAACCAATGAGCGCATTACCCAGCCTGGCAAGATCACAATAGTATATTCTCAAAAAGCCGATGAGAAGGAATACCTCAAATATGTTGGCTTCCTGCAGTCCAAGCACCAATTGGGTAACGAGGTGGAGATCTTGGAGTTGGAAGACCTTCAAGGGGTCACTGGTTTAAAAGCCATCCGGGTGAACGTCTTGTACAATCGTCCTGGTGAGGAGGAGAATTACTACACCTATGAAGATCTGATGAAAGAGATCGGAGCCTAA
- a CDS encoding Pycsar system effector family protein: protein MTPTLEDAKRFVTEFLVENLPSTCLYHNLTHTKRVVKSTKEIIDNSELTEQQQEVLQLAALFHDTGYCQGGLDHEKRSAEMARNFLTEKKVPEETIKQVEACIMATRMEAKPEGLLEEIIRDADASHFAKDYFQEASEFLRLELKMQGKKEYSRSAWLKENIAVLENWHQYYTDYAKENWGPKKEENLKRMKEEQQKIEKQKADNKKTKELNKQKAKSLDPDKAIQSVFRVTLRNHIKLSDIADTKANILLSVNAIIISIALTNLIPKLDNPKNAYLMVPTLIFLFFSVISIIMSILATRPNVTKGRFTKDDVNKKKVNLLFFGNFHQMSLNDFQWAMNEMLQDKEYIYNSLTKDLYFLGLVLERKYRILRITYTVFMVGMVVSVIAFAIAFISVEAT from the coding sequence ATGACTCCAACATTGGAAGACGCTAAACGGTTTGTGACCGAGTTCCTGGTAGAGAACCTTCCCTCTACCTGTCTTTATCACAACCTAACACATACCAAACGCGTAGTTAAAAGTACAAAAGAAATCATTGATAATTCCGAGTTGACAGAGCAGCAGCAAGAAGTACTTCAATTGGCTGCCCTGTTTCACGATACGGGCTATTGTCAAGGCGGTTTGGATCATGAAAAACGCAGTGCCGAGATGGCTCGCAACTTCCTAACCGAGAAGAAGGTCCCGGAAGAGACCATCAAACAAGTTGAAGCCTGCATAATGGCCACCCGAATGGAAGCTAAACCGGAAGGGTTGCTGGAGGAGATCATCCGAGATGCCGATGCCTCCCACTTTGCGAAGGATTACTTCCAAGAGGCCAGCGAGTTCCTCCGCCTGGAACTAAAGATGCAGGGAAAGAAAGAATACTCCCGCTCTGCCTGGTTAAAGGAGAATATAGCTGTGCTAGAGAATTGGCATCAGTATTATACCGACTACGCCAAGGAAAATTGGGGTCCCAAGAAAGAAGAAAACCTCAAACGCATGAAAGAAGAACAGCAAAAGATCGAAAAGCAAAAGGCTGATAATAAAAAGACCAAGGAGCTGAACAAGCAAAAGGCCAAGAGCCTGGATCCGGACAAAGCCATTCAGAGTGTCTTTAGGGTAACGCTTCGCAATCATATTAAGCTGAGTGATATAGCCGATACCAAAGCCAACATTCTGCTATCAGTTAACGCTATCATCATATCCATTGCCTTGACCAACCTGATCCCAAAACTGGATAATCCGAAGAACGCTTACCTGATGGTTCCTACCCTGATCTTTTTGTTCTTCTCCGTGATTTCTATCATCATGTCTATTTTGGCTACCCGACCCAATGTGACCAAAGGCAGGTTTACCAAGGATGATGTGAACAAAAAGAAAGTGAATCTGCTCTTTTTCGGAAATTTCCACCAAATGAGCCTGAATGACTTTCAATGGGCCATGAACGAGATGCTGCAGGACAAGGAATATATTTATAATTCCCTGACCAAGGATCTCTATTTCCTGGGGCTCGTCCTAGAAAGAAAATACCGCATACTAAGAATAACTTACACGGTTTTCATGGTAGGAATGGTCGTTTCAGTAATTGCTTTTGCGATTGCCTTTATCTCGGTAGAAGCTACTTAG